TAGAATAACGGAATATAAGTGGCACAATTGATATGCAATGAGCAACGTTGAATACTAAATatcaaagaaatggaaaataaaaattactgTTTGCCAGCTGAAAATTATGCCAACGGATCCCTGGGGCAGTGGTGACAACATAAAATTTACCGTTTCGACCAATGCAATAAAGTCATTAAGCTGTGCATAATGAATATTTTAGTACTAGGGGCTGGGCATAGGAGGACTTCCATATTTGGGGGAATTCATACGGCAGGATGggccaaaaaaatgttggggATACCGAGCAGAATCCAAAAAGAAGTATTTAGAGTAGAATAAGCCATTTTTCGTCCAGAATTTATTCAAGCTCCGGTGAGTGTGTGTCGTCCCGGTGTGAGCGTTTCTCTCTTCAAAGGACAAACTGTCAATTTTTAGCCTAACACCGTTGTACAACCGACCGGTCGGGTCAGTTGGTTGACCATTGGACAAGCATGCGGGCTCAGGTCGTGGTTCGACTTCAAAGGGGATTTCAAAGGGACCAATACACAGGGAATTACACAGGGTGGTTAAAGGTGATTTTCAGTCCTTACTGCGCACTCTCAAGAGATTGTctacgtttttttgtttttacttcaTGTAATACGTCACAAAATGTAATGTTAAAGTAAATTCAAAGGTCATGTCAACCGCCATTGTGGATGCGAAGCTTTATGCTTCGTTCTTTCTGATATCACTAGAGAAAACAACTTTGTAGTTGTAAAAGTCAAAGAAACAATTGGGAAAAGAATTTAAATGCCTCAACTATAAGGAAAgtggagttaactgaatagagtgtaatgtgaagtgctagatttcaatcccatatgaaccatgtgagcgttagccctactgatggaaatgggcccacacaaggacagagaaaaactctgaccagggtgggaattgaacccacgaccttcgggttagatctccgccgctctaccgactgagctacaaggtcagacgggagcaggccgtgggaactgaagatgttaaagtaaatctagcacttcacattacactctattcagttaactctgtttaaaatataagtgctacacggccaacgtttgtataaacgtaacctttccttgtacttgtacatgttcattgccgtgactttaacatcttcagttcccacggcctgctcccgtctgaccttgtagctcagtcggtagagcggcggagatctaacccgaaggtcgtgggttcaattcccaccctggtcagagtttttctctgtccttgtgtgggcccatttccatcagtagggctaacgctcacatggttcatatgggattgaaatctagcacttcacattacactctattcagttaactctgtttaaaatataagtgctacacggccaacgtttgtataaacgtaacctttccttctaTAAGGAAAGTGGTTCGTAACGAATAACATCGATTCCAATTGTAACGAGTGAGACTCGCAAACATCGGGATGCTGAGACTGCGCAGTAAGGACTGGAAATCACcgttaaataactgaggagaaagtgcttcctttgtaattacatccacaaatggttcAGTAGACGTTTAAGTCTCATCGGATAAGGAGTATAAACGACAGAGCttgtctcacaacccttaatCATAAATTCTATGGGATGTtaaaaacccacacactattcgaaaagaacAGTGCACGGATTTCCCGTTCCTGTGGTCTGGTCTGAATTGAGACTGAAGGCCACAAGGTTATTAGTGCAGAAACACTATTAGGTGCTACCCTCGTCAAATTAAGTGTTTACCACACGGTCGACAAACGCTTAAAAAAAGACATTCTATTTCCCAACCTCCTCGCCCCAGGGATCTGGTCAGTTTCTTCTTGCCCATGGCACTtcttccagaaaaaaaatattgcgaTACAATTATAACTGATTGAGAACACCGACAGGGCTTCTCTGGTTTTTATTTTCCCCAGAAAAACCCAAGTTGGTCGAGCTAAAATATCACATCCTTCAAATTGTAAAGGACACCGAGTCAGTGGCACGACTTTGAAATGTTGCATATAATTTTACCGCAAGTCGGGTTGCAACACTTGCTATACTGTACACTTATCAAAAGAAATTATAAATAGTACGATAATTATTCACGACCGCAAAATTGTGATTTGTTGTACCCTGCTggcagaggtttttttttcttcaccaATGCTATTTTCTTTCCCTACGAGACAAACTGCTATTTACCTATTCCTTTCCTTGTTGAGCGCACGCCATCGTAACCAGCAATTTTTTGGACGCTTCAAACACACTTGTCTACAACTGGCGACACGATAACCGGGCCCTTTCCCGCGCTGTGTAGACCACGAGCAGGCCCTCTTTCCGCCGCTTATGTAGTCGAGGGCGAGAAAAAAACAGGCATGAGaaaaactggccgcgcgaatcCAGATTTCGCGCGGCTATTTTCTCTCGTGCCCACTCGACTAGCTAAGCGGCGAAAGATGGAGCTCGAAGTCTACGTGTTGTGTAGTTTGTCTGATCGACAGTTTATCACTTGGCCAATAACACAGCCGCGATGAGTTTGAGTAACGATACTGTACATTCAACGAGGTAAAGCTTTTATAACAGGCTCTTCTCGCAGGGGAAGAAAATAGCAGAGGTAGAAAGAGTTGTGAAGAGTCAAGCGAAACGAAAGCGACCAGTAGGAAAAACCTCTACTAACTAGATCCGATACCTTAATTAAAAACAGCTCAAATGGCCACAGTAAATAATACAAAAACGGTTCTATGCGAATGCCTGTGAAAAAACTAATGCAACGACGTCTTTGCTGTCATCGTTACTTCCATAAATTTCTTATAAGAGTCTGATAACCGCGCTGTCTTGGCTTCGACCTCACATCAAAATCAGGTCCACGGTCCAATAGAAACAGTTCCTTTACAAGCGTTTTGCTCTGATTTCTATTAACCAAGATTTTTCTTGCTAATTAAGTCCTGCTTTCGGCTTTGTCCACGAAAAGGTACGTGAATGTCTTCTTTCTCGATTTCTTCTATATGCACGGGAAGTGCATGCTTCCCATGTGCAGACCTGCATTCGACTTCTCGCTATTAGCAATGATCCGATGCATATACTACGAACTTTTTGCATCGATGTTCTCTTTCAACACCTCCACGTAATTCGAAGGAAAATAGCCAACCTGCAATGCGGAAGAAATCCTCAAGCTTGACAATCATTGGCCACTGAATgacatcattaatttttgttcgcTGGAGAATGCTTTGGAAACAGgcgccggttgctcgaagcctggacctggttgttcgaaagccgtttaacttaatccaggattggtgttttcaactttttgctaaaagtttcttttgattatttttgtttttgaagattgacttcctctaatgtaaagttttgccgaatatcatgCAGCGTTGAATAGCATTTGGCAGTAGATAAAACggcttttgaaaaaaacaaaaaacaaacaggccctggttagcgctagccgttggttaagaggtatcaaaaccaataggtttccatggtatttaatctGGTTAGCGCTACTCATGCTTCGAGCAGCTCAGGCCAGGTGGGGACTTTCCTAACCAACCATCGAGTATTGTAACGCTAAACCAAGACGATTTCGAGTAACTCGCCAATTCCAAGCCGTACTCTCAATGATCCAGTAAGTTTTACGGATTTATTTTGAGTGAAAAGGTGGTTtgaacgggaaaaaaaaaattctggagtTTTGAAATGGCCGGAAAATTTCGACTTGGAGGGGTATTCGTGAAATTTTAACGACCAAATGTTGGGCAAATGACCAATCATTTTTGGTCTTTGAGCTGCAAAAATATTCAACCTACCTGACCATCGCATTCCCCTTTCCACCAGTCGCCTTCTTTGTTAAGTATGAGAATCTTGGAATTTCTCTGCGAGGGAAGTGAAAACACCAAACTTAGCCTTAGAAATTGCCTATTCTTAACGATAATATTATTGGGTAAGACTGAACAATAAAGCGAGTTTGCGACACCGAGCATTCTCTTACGTTTTGGAAACACTGATTCAACGAAAGTCCGCATGAAATCCTTGGAGTGGTCCACTGactttaaaatattcaaacgaaaAGGTTCCTttctttgggaaaatccaaaaccGGATTCTTTGTTTTACTAAAATCCGAAAATGGATCATTGATCCGAAGAATCCACTTTCCGAGTGGAATCATTAAATTAGATCTGAATCCGGATTTTTAGGATTCGTGATCCATGCGTTTCTTTTGGGCACGGATCCGAAAAAACTACGTTTGACCAGCAGTCTTGTGAAAATACCCTTGACCGCCATTTGTGTGAATCATTGCGACCAATCAAGGTGAGCTTTCAGTGCAATTTCTTCTCAATGTACCCGAAATTTATAGAAAGTCGTAAAGTTTTCGCAGAACTTCAATTTGATACAAATTACATTAACGCTAACCGGCTGAAAGTGGGCTGTCACGCCAGaaaaatccgttttcggattctTCGTTTCTTTGAAAACGAAGGATCCGTGTGATCTGGGATCATAAATCCAATCTTGGACTCCCCCAAAGAAACGCACCCTAAACTTCTGCTTTCCGAACCGagaatttaacaataattttttcaGGAGTTCATCTCTACCTGAATTGATATTTCTTTAGCGTTCCTAGCGCTGTAAGGATACATGGCTTTGGCCCAACCAACGCCTACAAGTAAAtaagctaaaaataaatcaTTGTCTTAAGATAAGATTCACAATGAAAATGTTAACTCAAGTTAaagaaccaaaaaacaaaagtgtgcaaaaattcaataattttagGAAGTGATCAATGATCACCGACCGCTAAATAAATCAATCCATCATTCACTGGCAACTAAGCAAGCAAAAATAGGAAACGAACTGACCAGGAAGTTGACTTTGTTTAACAATGAAAATGGAGCTGTACAATTTATTACGGATGGTAATTAATCATGGTAATAGGACCGAAAAGCAgcgaggtttgtatcaaagcatgCAAGgacaactccagcctcgcttttattcaaaggcctggtaactgagcacagaactgtaaataTTACAAGGTGtccaattcgcccttgtcacacggcggccatattgtcccgggagaccaaaaaagctttgtcttaccacgccaagcctcgcagtggaaaccatgggagtgaggcttggcgtggtaaaacaaagcttttttggtctctcGGGACGATATGGCccccgtgtgacaagggcgaattacAAACTGTCCTATTATTCATTTATCAGGGCTGTTGATAACTAATCTCGAGAATTTTGTGATAATTACGATTACTGATAATACAGAGCTAATAAACATGTCGCAAGGATTCTTCAGGAAGAAGTAAGGCAACCAATTATCTTGCACTTAATCGCTATCTCGAAGAGCATGGAAGTAGAATATTATTCAAACAATTTCTAAGAAAAGTTTAATTCCTTGGGTTTctttattatgattattttgttagctgtaaatattttttgttcaatACCTTTTCCTTTCGGTTCTTCATTCACTCCATGCCGTAAGTTTGTGTCCAGTCCTGGAAAACTCACACCGAGAGTATTGAGCTTGTAGTAGTCAACTAGCTCCTGGCGACGAAAGGAGAAGATACGCAGTGAATAAAGTGCCCATAAATTTTGAACTAACAAAGGGTTCGGACAAGTCGGGGATCTCCGTTATCTAACAGTTTTACTGCCCGATTCGTTTCGTTTTAAGAGCCAAATGTGGCCGATCGTCAGCTTTTCGTGCGCACCCAGTAACAGTCACACCGTACTGCAAATGATGCCACTCACCctgtattatttatttatatcacATCTATTAGTTTTATTCGAAAGAAGCTCACCTGAATAGATCCAAATGAAATCGCTTTTGTTAAGTAAAAAGCTCCTTCTTCGTAAGGGATTTTGATGTGTTTCACGTTGTTACGAAATCTgtgcaaaaagaagaaaatacgtTAAGCTTATTCTACGAGCTTAACAAGTGACGGTGAACTAGAATTACCGATGGACTTGTGGCACTTGGTGCGTGCCGGCGTTGTTGCAAAAATACCACCATAAGTTGATCCACCAAACAATCAACAGAAAaagtatattaaaaaaaaaagaaaaggctgtCCTTCTTCAACCGAATGCCAAACGAAAATCGCCATGCTCACGTCTAACCGAGCAAAAGTAATATATTTTTCGTTGATGGGATAAATCAAACACCTGTACAGTTTCCGCCTAACTATTTGGTTTTCTCTGTGTTGCCCAAGGAACGATAAGTGGACAAAAATCCACGAACGAGCTAGTGGTCCCAATAGACTACGTTCCCAatgaataggcctttttcgatatatcaaaattcaccttgaaagagaggtttagaggacaaagacaaaggaaagtggatgatctGTAAATatgtttcacattcattccaacgtgtctCTATTgcttttgtcctcactgactcaCTTCACTATCAAGCCAAATATTTGatattcgaaaatggcctattgtgaaTCGTTTCAGTCCTTTGAGGGACCAAAATGTGATTCCAAATGAACCGCTTCAATGGCCGGTAACCCCAAAAAGGACTAAAACGACCAAAAACTCACTAGTGGATCCCAGCCTGTTAATTAGGATCGGGTCCACTGCTCTGCTCATTTGACGTCACAACTGTCTCGCATTCGTGTTGTCCAAAAAAGGTTGCACTGCACAGCAATTTACCACattgaatgttttgtttttttttccatattggGTGTTAGGGTTAATCGTGAATAATTGTGCCGTGttaccaaaattatttcaaTAAGATGGCGAGGTCCAAAATTCTTAAATTCACTGAAATTTGGAtattgaaaaatattctttgaAATATTCGTCGAAAATGTTtcaaacaaatgtttttctgtTATTGTTAACGATGGAGTTACATGTAGATGGGGTGCCCCACGCATTTGTGAGATGAGAAAAACTTGAGTCGCCCAACAGGATTAAAGTTTGGCAATGGAGTGGAATGTTCATGTGTGCGAAATGTGTTCCTTACTTGACGGACAAGGCATATTCTCCGGCTCTACTGACACTCTCCCTAATTAAGAAAGTGCCATCGCTTTTGGTGCTCAACATCTGTTCTGCCTGCGGTCTGTCTTTCCTTCCTGCGAACCTATTCAAGAGATAAATGACCGAGTGTTGGAAAGCTATCAGAAAAAAGCAGGTCAGCTAAATAAACGAGGCCGTGACGTCCTCAGGCTTGGTATTACCCTAACGTGGACCCAAATGCGAACATGGTCAGACAAATTACTGAAAAGCCTTTCTTAATGCACAATTTGAACTTCACTTTATCACGCTGATGCCGGTCCGGAGAGCACAGAAGAGGATTACACAAAGAAACATGCAGGACACCATCCTTTTTGCGGCGGTCTCAATGTAGTTTTCAATGGTTGGGCCCTTGCAAACACCGTATTTTGGCCAGTTAGCGCCTGTTCTAAATATTCAAATCAATATTACGAACACAGTGGCACAAAGATCTTCCAGCGCTCAGCTAACTTACCAGTTGAAAGTCTTTAACGACGAATTCAAACTTGAAGGAGGAGGTGTTGGGTGACTTctgtaaaacaaagcaaaaaataaagaatttgATACTTTGCGAAAAAAACCAGCGCGTAAGGTCCGTTCATTACACAAAAAGGTAACACCATCCAATGCAATGCAAACTAGTAAAATATAGTAGAGTACACTACAGTTCTATCTTTAGACGAACCTCTCGGGACTCGTCAAGTCCAAACGCAGAGGAATTAAAGGggcagtttcacggttttgcgcatgtccaagctttgggGCTATCAGTACTAAGTCctaaagcaaatacactgaattaCTGAgacccaaatttggtggaagatacTCCGGGTTTACAGAGAG
This region of Montipora capricornis isolate CH-2021 unplaced genomic scaffold, ASM3666992v2 scaffold_321, whole genome shotgun sequence genomic DNA includes:
- the LOC138035220 gene encoding proto-oncogene vav-like isoform X1, with the translated sequence MRSGILLLYAAISNFAGLAPGGRPNLSFVIGDEIEVINKNDPEWWEGRSKRTGAVGYFPQSHVTAKATSRYEETTIREESHPTPPPSSLNSSLKTFNWFAGRKDRPQAEQMLSTKSDGTFLIRESVSRAGEYALSVKFRNNVKHIKIPYEEGAFYLTKAISFGSIQELVDYYKLNTLGVSFPGLDTNLRHGVNEEPKGKAYLLVGVGWAKAMYPYSARNAKEISIQRNSKILILNKEGDWWKGECDGQVGYFPSNYVEVLKENIDAKSS
- the LOC138035220 gene encoding proto-oncogene vav-like isoform X2, translating into MRSGILLLYAAISNFAGLAPGGRPNLSFVIGDEIEVINKNDPEWWEGRSKRTGAVGYFPQSHVTAKATSRYEETTIREESHPTPPPSSLNSSLKTFNWFAGRKDRPQAEQMLSTKSDGTFLIRESVSRAGEYALSVKFRNNVKHIKIPYEEGAFYLTKAISFGSIQELVDYYKLNTLGVSFPGLDTNLRHGVNEEPKGKGVGWAKAMYPYSARNAKEISIQRNSKILILNKEGDWWKGECDGQVGYFPSNYVEVLKENIDAKSS